The following are encoded in a window of Phragmites australis chromosome 22, lpPhrAust1.1, whole genome shotgun sequence genomic DNA:
- the LOC133904416 gene encoding autophagy-related protein 8D-like, producing MKPFKQEFTFEERAAESAAMIANYPARIPVIVQRFSRSNLPEMEKRKYLVPCEMPVGQFIFILRSRLHLSPGTALFVFVNNTLPQTASLMGSVYESYKDEDGFLYMCYSSEKTFG from the exons ATGAAACCCTTCAAGCAGGAATTCACCTTTG AGGAGAGGGCTGCGGAATCCGCGGCCATGATCGCCAACTACCCCGCCAGGATCCCC GTCATTGTTCAAAGGTTTTCAAGGAGTAATTTACCAGAAATGGAGAAGAGGAA GTACCTGGTTCCATGTGAGATGCCGGTTGGGCAGTTCATTTTCATACTACGTTCCAGGTTACACCTATCTCCTGGAACAGCGCTATTCGTGTTTGTCAACAACACTTTGCCCCAAACAG CTAGCCTCATGGGAAGTGTATATGAATCTTACAAGGATGAGGATGGCTTCCTTTACATGTGCTACAGCAGCGAAAAGACATTTGGCTGA
- the LOC133904414 gene encoding THO complex subunit 4B-like has protein sequence MSNQIVLFLLLASSSSNQSAAAIACGKEKPASQEEDDERKGKWWMGLGWFLEGEAQPSPAQPKPSSSSSNTTYQPTGLRSCAPVAVSLSSRLLPSPFWLAATAAAAGEKRERMADALDMPLDDLISKNKNKNKQHNQRPRGAGGPAPTAPRRRFNTRAAAAPYHHHRTTSSFQAHARPMAYGYGAQPPMSALDTPTKLYISNLDYAVSNDDIKELFSDVGDIKRFSINYDRSGRSKGTAEVVFSRRSDALAAVKRYNNVQLDGKPMKIEIIGTNIEAPPVATLAFNPPAANFNLPFKSGPGRGGAGGWPRGRGGFGGRGRGRGHGGRGQGRGGQGRGGRGDQQVSAKDLDADLDKYHAEAMQIS, from the exons ATGTCGAATCAAATcgtcctcttccttctccttgcCTCAAGCTCCTCCAATCAATCGGCCGCCGCGATTGCTTGCGGAAAGGAGAAGCCAGCCAGCCAAGAGGAAGACGATGAACGGAAAGGAAAGTGGTGGATGGGCCTCGGCTGGTTCCTGGAAGGAgaagcccagcccagcccagcccagcctaaacccagcagcagcagcagcaatacTACCTATCAGCCCACTGGACTGCGTAGTTGCGCTCCGGTGGCGGTGTCTCTCTCGTCTCGTCTCCTCCCTTCTCCCTTCTggctcgccgccaccgccgccgccgcgggagagaagagagagaggatggcCGACGCTCTCGACATGCCCCTCGACGACCTCAtctccaagaacaagaacaagaacaagcagcACAACCAACGCCCCCGCGGAGCTGGAGGCCCTGCACCCACAGCCCCCCGTCGCCGCTTCAACACCCGCGCTGCCGCTGCCCCTTACCACCACCACCGCACCACCTCCTCTTTCCAG GCACATGCGCGGCCCATGGCGTATGGATACGGGGCCCAGCCGCCGATGTCCGCCCTCGACACGCCCACAAAGCTCTACATCTCCAACCTCGACTACGCCGTCTCCAACGACGACATCAAG GAACTCTTTTCTGATGTTGGTGATATCAAGCGTTTCTCCATTAACTATGACAGGAGTGGAAGATCAAAG GGAACTGCAGAGGTTGTGTTCTCAAGAAGATCGGATGCTCTAGCTGCTGTTAAGAGGTACAATAATGTGCAGCTTGATGGCAAACCTATGAAAATTGAGATCATTGGAACAAATATTGAGGCGCCACCAGTCGCTACCTTGGCCTTCAATCCACCAGCTGCAAACTTCAATTTGCCGTTCAAAAG TGGACCTGGTAGGGGTGGTGCTGGAGGATGGCCTCGGGGTAGAGGTGGATTCGGTGGGCGTGGGCGTGGGCGTGGGCATGGGGGCCGTGGACAAGGGAGGGGAGGGCAAGGGAGGGGAGGGCGTGGCGATCAGCAAGTTTCTGCTAAGgatctggatgctgacttggaCAAGTACCACGCTGAAGCAATGCAAATCAGCTAA
- the LOC133905322 gene encoding uncharacterized protein LOC133905322, with amino-acid sequence MPPTTKQLQLAAASPTLPSPPSSPVRRADEEDEARQLVMGRWRSSLASGLRAALACTIVGLFSLYAPPALRRHITFPAFSYVVTVIIVTDATLGTALRAAVSALQATFMGAVPSVLALWLAHRTGAAESVLATSAVVALTTFAVALPESAGPVAKRIALGQIIIIYVAKFQQGVHPTGAFALLHPANVVACTALGVAAALLAVLVPWPRLATREARDKSREYKVLAAERVRVMVDAFFFMVANEASAICSRQRRWRMAACMSEAKRLASASTALLHRINAIKEDLQWERAAEVSINMEMEMPLTGMQIALAMQTAGAGSSSGGGGNIDIGPVMTMRDQIRLALLEPNKSSSKPKSLYFYLPMMSSSKRSEELAPFLFLFSLYELHRATSSPIIKAAAAAAKQLVSLDEQLTDLSDEQEEVNLEDDPRLVGRGEDKAHNCSETTKHHQNVLLQSLLGPKGIGRSRLMAAAKCGFSLGLGVLLGLLFSNDHGFWSGLIVATTMSTGRDSTWAVAIARAHGTALGSVYAVLGCLLLSQQQLLTMDLRFLAILPWMLLATFLKRSRAYGPAGGVAAALSVVIIMGRRYDEPPMAFTIARLVETFLGISCAVLADLVFQPGARPSVQAREQLTGCIASLAGCFAPNLSQSQLRVKVVQQQLALLRKHAAQAGSEPTYLWLPPFPTACYDKIEGSMSRMAQLLHVYLQARAALMDMDVDAGGDDDFNRVVSTSLNYCTMLAANSSSLVQEEEDHAKAHDDPEAGHGTIRCCREEEAMAPEEVVGSFLVHAREVLLDEEEEEAEGEEERGLLACCVASIGLCMGEITKEALRLEAHILDLKLLQPQ; translated from the exons ATGCCACCAACAACGAAGCAGTTACAGTTAgcagcagcgtcgccgacgttACCATCACCACCCAGCTCTCCAGTCCGGCGGgcagacgaagaagacgaggcCCGACAACTGGTCATGGGGCGTTGGCGCTCGTCCCTTGCCTCGGGCCTCCGCGCCGCCCTGGCTTGCACCATCGTCGGCCTCTTCTCACTCTACGCCCCGCCCGCCCTCCGCCGCCACATCACCTTCCCCGCCTTCTCCTACGTGGTCACCGTCATCATCGTCACCGACGCTACCCTTGGCACCGCCCTGCGTGCCGCCGTCAGCGCGCTCCAGGCCACCTTCATGGGCGCCGTGCCCTCCGTTCTGGCGCTATGGCTCGCGCACCGCACGGGCGCCGCGGAGTCGGTGCTGGCCACTTCAGCCGTGGTGGCGTTGACGACGTTCGCGGTGGCGCTGCCGGAGTCGGCGGGGCCGGTGGCGAAGCGGATCGCGCTGGGGCAGATCATCATAATCTACGTGGCCAAGTTCCAGCAGGGGGTGCACCCCACCGGTGCCTTCGCGCTGCTGCACCCGGCCAACGTGGTGGCGTGCACGGCACtcggggtggcggcggcgctgctggcCGTGCTGGTGCCCTGGCCGAGGCTGGCCACCCGCGAGGCCAGGGACAAGAGCAGGGAGTACAAGGTGCTGGCGGCGGAGAGGGTGAGGGTGATGGTCGACGCCTTCTTCTTCATGGTCGCCAACGAGGCATCGGCAATATGTAGCCGGCAGCGACGATGGCGCATGGCGGCGtgcatgtcggaggcgaagcggCTGGCCTCGGCGAGCAccgccctcctccaccgcataaACGCCATCAAA GAGGATTTGCAGTGGGAGCGAGCAGCAGAAGTCAGCATCAATATGGAGATGGAGATGCCCCTCACGGGAATGCAGATCGCACTGGCGATGCAAACCGCCGGCGCCGGGAGCAGCAGCGGAGGCGGCGGCAACATCGATATCGGCCCTGTCATGACGATGAGGGACCAAATACGCCTCGCTCTCCTAGAGCCAAACAAGAGCAGCAGCAAGCCCAAGTCACTCTACTTCTACTTGCCAATGATGAGCAGCAGCAAGAGATCCGAGGAGCTGGCCCCCTTCTTGTTCCTCTTCTCCCTCTATGAGCTCCATCGTGCCACCTCCTCTCCAATAatcaaagcagcagcagcagcagccaagcAGCTGGTGAGTTTAGATGAACAACTAACCGACTTGTCGGACGAACAAGAAGAAGTGAATTTAGAAGATGATCCCAGACTTGTCGGAAGAGGAGAAGACAAGGCTCACAATTGTTCAGAGACCACCAAGCACCACCAAAACGTCTTGTTGCAGAGCCTGCTAGGACCTAAAGGTATAGGGAGAAGCCGGCTCATGGCGGCGGCCAAGTGCGGCTTCTCGCTCGGCCTCGGTGTCCTGCTGGGCCTGCTCTTCAGCAACGACCACGGCTTCTGGTCGGGTCTCATCGTCGCCACCACCATGAGCACGGGGCGTGACTCCACATGGGCCGTGGCCATCGCGCGCGCCCACGGCACCGCCCTGGGTTCTGTCTACGCCGTGCTGGGTTGCCTCCTCCTCTCGCAGCAGCAGCTCCTGACCATGGACCTGCGCTTCCTAGCCATCCTCCCCTGGATGCTCCTCGCCACCTTCCTCAAACGCAGCCGCGCCTACGGCCCTGCCGGCGGCGTGGCGGCAGCGCTGTCGGTCGTCATCATCATGGGGCGGCGGTACGACGAGCCCCCCATGGCGTTCACCATCGCCCGGCTGGTGGAGACCTTCCTAGGCATCTCATGTGCCGTCTTGGCGGACCTTGTCTTCCAGCCCGGGGCGAGGCCGTCGGTGCAGGCCAGGGAGCAGCTCACCGGCTGCATCGCCAGCCTCGCAGGCTGCTTTGCTCCTAATCTTTCTCAATCTCAACTGAGGGTGAAGGTGGTGCAGCAGCAGCTTGCTCTGCTCAGGAAGCACGCGGCGCAGGCCGGCAGCGAGCCCACCTACCTGTGGCTGCCGCCGTTCCCTACGGCCTGCTACGACAAGATCGAGGGCAGCATGAGCAGGATGGCGCAGCTTCTCCATGTCTACCTGCAGGCACGGGCAGCCCTCATGGACATGGACGTCGACGCCGGTGGGGATGACGACTTCAACAGGGTCGTCTCCACCTCCCTCAACTACTGCACAATGCTGGCAGCCAACTCGTCATCACTTGTTCAAGAAGAGGAGGATCATGCCAAGGCCCATGACGACCCTGAAGCCGGACATGGAACCATACGCTGCTGCAGGGAGGAAGAGGCCATGGCGCCGGAGGAGGTAGTGGGCTCCTTCCTTGTCCACGCAAGAGAGGTGTTGCtggacgaggaggaagaagaagcggagggggaggaggagagggggctGCTGGCGTGCTGCGTGGCTTCCATCGGATTGTGCATGGGAGAGATCACCAAGGAGGCTCTGCGGCTGGAGGCGCACATCCTTGACTTGAAGCTGCTGCAACCTCAGTAG